A DNA window from Flavisolibacter ginsenosidimutans contains the following coding sequences:
- the pgi gene encoding glucose-6-phosphate isomerase, with product MFPKINPTTTQAWKNLEDHAAQMKEVQMKSLFAEDAERFQKYSHRFQDILIDFSKNIISEETLKLLLALANECKLKEAIAAMFDGELINETEHRSVLHTALRNFSSKAVYSEGKDIMPDVKSVQAQMKAFCEKIHSGQWKGYTGKKIKYIVNIGIGGSDLGPFMVTEALKPYWVAGIQAYFVSNVDGTHIAETLKKVTPDETLFLIASKTFTTQETMTNAHTAREWFLASAKDETQIAKHFAALSTNEKEVVKFGIDKANMFQFWDWVGGRYSLWSAIGLSIALTIGYDSFEELLRGAYSVDEHFRSTTFEKNIPVLMALISLWYINFFGVQTEAILPYDQYLHRFAAYFQQGNMESNGKSVDRNGEEVEYATGPIIWGEPGTNGQHAFYQLIHQGTVLIPCDFIAPAQTHNPLGDHHAKLLSNFFAQTEALMNGKTEEEVEEELRKSGKNPTEIARLSPFKIFNGNRPTNSILVKKITPTTLGQLIAFYEHKIFVQGVVWNIFSFDQWGVELGKQLANTILPELENEAKISSHDSSTNGLINAFKQMR from the coding sequence ATGTTCCCGAAAATCAACCCCACAACCACGCAGGCCTGGAAGAATTTGGAAGACCACGCAGCGCAAATGAAAGAGGTGCAAATGAAATCTTTGTTTGCAGAAGATGCTGAACGCTTTCAAAAATACTCGCACCGCTTTCAGGATATTTTGATTGACTTTTCGAAGAACATTATTTCTGAAGAAACGCTTAAGCTTTTGCTTGCACTGGCAAATGAGTGCAAATTGAAAGAAGCCATTGCGGCCATGTTTGACGGCGAGTTGATTAACGAAACTGAACACCGCTCGGTCTTGCACACAGCGTTGCGTAATTTCTCCAGCAAAGCCGTTTACAGCGAGGGGAAAGACATCATGCCTGATGTAAAATCCGTGCAGGCGCAAATGAAAGCCTTTTGCGAAAAAATACACAGTGGGCAATGGAAAGGTTATACCGGCAAGAAAATAAAATACATCGTCAACATCGGCATTGGCGGCAGCGACCTCGGTCCTTTTATGGTTACTGAAGCCTTGAAGCCTTATTGGGTGGCAGGCATCCAGGCTTATTTTGTTTCCAACGTGGACGGCACACACATTGCCGAAACGCTGAAGAAAGTAACGCCGGATGAAACGCTTTTTCTTATTGCTTCAAAAACCTTCACCACGCAGGAAACCATGACCAATGCGCACACGGCGAGAGAATGGTTTTTGGCTTCAGCGAAAGATGAAACGCAAATTGCCAAACATTTTGCAGCGCTTTCCACCAACGAAAAAGAAGTGGTGAAGTTTGGTATTGACAAGGCCAACATGTTCCAGTTTTGGGATTGGGTGGGCGGCCGTTATTCGTTGTGGAGCGCCATTGGATTATCAATTGCACTAACCATCGGTTACGACAGTTTTGAAGAGTTGTTGAGAGGCGCTTATTCAGTTGACGAACATTTTCGCTCAACAACTTTTGAAAAAAACATTCCGGTATTAATGGCGCTTATTTCGCTTTGGTACATTAACTTTTTTGGCGTACAAACAGAGGCCATTCTTCCGTACGATCAATACCTGCATCGTTTTGCGGCTTACTTTCAACAAGGTAACATGGAGAGCAACGGCAAAAGCGTTGATCGCAACGGTGAAGAAGTGGAGTATGCCACAGGGCCAATCATTTGGGGCGAACCGGGTACAAACGGCCAGCACGCTTTTTACCAATTGATCCACCAGGGCACTGTGTTAATTCCCTGCGATTTCATTGCGCCAGCGCAAACACACAATCCGCTCGGCGATCATCATGCAAAACTTCTTTCCAACTTTTTTGCGCAAACCGAAGCCCTAATGAACGGCAAAACCGAAGAAGAAGTGGAAGAAGAATTACGCAAATCGGGAAAGAACCCAACTGAAATTGCAAGACTATCTCCCTTCAAAATATTCAACGGCAACCGGCCTACCAATTCCATCTTGGTGAAGAAGATAACGCCGACCACATTAGGCCAGTTGATTGCTTTTTATGAACACAAAATTTTTGTGCAGGGCGTTGTCTGGAACATTTTTTCTTTTGATCAATGGGGCGTTGAATTGGGAAAACAACTGGCCAATACGATTTTGCCGGAGTTAGAAAACGAAGCGAAAATTTCTTCGCATGATTCATCAACGAACGGATTGATCAATGCCTTTAAACAAATGCGCTGA
- a CDS encoding DUF3276 family protein, which yields MAYDNNEKKMESIYSKRIRAGKRRTYFFDVRATRGNDYYLTITESRKRFNDNGYDRHKIFLYKEDFNKFLKALTEAVDHVKTQLMPDFDFDAYNHDEVEGEDHSDDVNVELSTPVHSAEISVSSPVAAPSSDEVDKW from the coding sequence GTGGCGTACGACAACAACGAAAAGAAAATGGAAAGCATCTACAGCAAAAGAATCCGCGCCGGCAAACGCCGCACTTATTTCTTTGATGTACGGGCAACGCGGGGCAATGATTATTATCTCACCATCACCGAAAGCCGAAAGCGTTTTAACGACAACGGCTACGACCGCCACAAGATTTTTCTTTACAAAGAAGATTTCAACAAATTCCTCAAAGCATTAACCGAAGCCGTTGACCACGTGAAAACGCAGTTGATGCCCGATTTTGATTTTGATGCATACAACCACGACGAGGTAGAAGGCGAAGATCATAGCGATGATGTGAATGTGGAGCTTAGTACGCCTGTTCATTCAGCAGAAATTTCGGTTAGTTCTCCGGTGGCTGCGCCATCGTCGGACGAGGTGGATAAATGGTAA